In one window of Arachis ipaensis cultivar K30076 chromosome B06, Araip1.1, whole genome shotgun sequence DNA:
- the LOC110263871 gene encoding putative B3 domain-containing protein At3g49610 has product MPFLLQATLNPKWNGLVLLAEEAAAAMAKEKLEQEGHNVVVSNDDNTVKANDLVVGNEDDHETHQRRRKRIRVRPPYHETHQPRRKRIRVRPPLTAVPRLPQELEAKFKEMCGENPICLILQKLLYETDVSGTHARISMPFNQIKSFDFLTEEEKTMLHQEAEKLYARDRKTITVTLIYKPRTNGGDGLDDAVKETEMKLGQWNMNKKKGKSGKEKKISRMYVLNGNHKEVVEENMLDEDVEIQIWASRKTIDQKLCLALFVPEKDQEDILMIEKV; this is encoded by the coding sequence ATGCCTTTCTTGTTACAGGCAACTCTTAATCCAAAATGGAATGGCTTGGTTTTGTTAGCCGAAGAAGCTGCTGCAGCAATGGCTAAAGAAAAGTTGGAACAAGAAGGCCACAATGTTGTTGTCAGTAACGACGACAACACTGTTAAAGCTAATGACTTGGTTGTTGGGAATGAAGATGATCATGAAACTCATCAACGCCGCCGCAAAAGGATTCGGGTTCGACCCCCTTATCATGAAACTCATCAACCCCGCCGCAAAAGGATTCGGGTTCGACCCCCCTTGACGGCGGTGCCAAGATTGCCTCAAGAGTTGGAGGCGAAGTTCAAAGAGATGTGTGGAGAAAATCCTATCTGTCTTATCCTACAAAAATTATTGTATGAAACCGATGTATCAGGGACACATGCTAGGATATCGATGCCGTTCAACCAAATCAAGAGTTTTGATTTTTTAACTGAAGAAGAAAAGACGATGCTCCATCAAGAAGCAGAGAAGTTGTATGCCCGTGACCGGAAAACCATTACAGTGACACTAATATACAAGCCAAGAACCAATGGCGGTGATGGTCTTGATGATGCTGTGAAGGAAACTGAGATGAAACTTGGACAGTGGAACATGAACAAGAAGAAGGGCAAaagtggaaaagaaaagaagatcagTCGCATGTATGTGTTGAATGGCAATCACAAAGAAGTTGTTGAAGAGAATATGCTGGATGAAGATGTTGAAATTCAAATATGGGCTTCAAGAAAAACTATAGATCAAAAGCTTTGCTTGGCACTTTTTGTTCCTGAGAAAGACCAAGAGGATATACTCATGATTGAAAAGGTTTAA
- the LOC107605731 gene encoding uncharacterized protein LOC107605731: MFPCSSRALFSRSRCVLRFDVVVLAIVLILFWLEAGTAKPVEHRLQWGSSEERTGNVASHSCIHDQIIEQRKRPGRKVYSVTPQVYEPGVLKPLQHRGRALLGVSSSVESQKDAKQPIRIYLNYDAVGHSSDRDCRKVGDIVKLGEPPLASLLGSPLCNPHADPPILGDCWHNCTSEDISGEDKKHRLRKALGQTADWFRRALAVEPVKGNLRLSGYSACGQDGGVQLPREYIEEGVSNADLVLLVTTRPTTGNTLAWAVACERDQWGRAIAGHVNVAPRHLTAEAETLLSATLIHEVMHVLGFDPHAFAHFRDERKRRRSQVTEQIMDEKIGRMVTRVVLPRVVMHSRHHYGAFSGNFTGLELEDGGGRGTSGSHWEKRLLMNEIMTGSVDTRSVVSKMTLALLEDSGWYKANYSMADRLDWGRNQGSEFVTSPCNLWKGAYRCNTTQFSGCTYNREAEGYCPILTYSGDLPLWAQYFPQANKGGQSSLADYCTYFVAYSDGSCTDTNSARAPDRMLGEVRGSNSRCMASSLVRTGFVRGSTTQGNGCYQHRCINNSLEVAVDGIWKVCPRAGGPIQFPGFNGELICPAYHELCNTAPVAVSGQCPNACNFNGDCVEGRCNCFLGFHGHDCSKHSCPSNCNGNGICLSNGICECKAGYTGIDCSTAVCDEQCSLHGGVCDNGVCEFRCSDYAGYTCQNSSMLLSSLSVCKEVLGKGISGQHCAPSEPSILQQLEEVVVMPNYHRLFPGGARKLFNIFGSSYCDEAAKRLACWISIQKCDGDGDNRLRVCHSACQSYNLACGASLDCTDQTLFSSKKEGEGQCTGSGELKLSWFNRVRSSFTLRESSSKGISVRDS, translated from the exons ATGTTTCCGTGTAGCTCACGCGCTTTGTTTTCTAGGTCTCGCTGTGTGCTTCGATTCGACGTCGTCGTTCTCGCT ATTGTATTGATATTGTTTTGGTTGGAAGCTGGTACTGCAAAACCTGTAGAGCACCGACTTCAGTGGGGAAGCTCAGAAGAGAGGACTGGGAATGTTGCCTCGCACTCTTGCATACACGACCAGATAATTGAACAAAGAAAGCGACCTGGTCGCAAGGTGTATTCGGTAACCCCACAGGTGTACGAGCCTGGTGTCTTGAAACCCCTTCAGCACAGAGGCAGGGCATTGCTTGGTGTATCATCATCAGTGGAATCTCAAAAGGATGCAAAACAACCTATAAGGATTTATCTAAATTATGACGCTGTGGGCCACTCGTCTGACAGGGATTGTCGGAAAGTTGGTGATATTGTTAAA CTTGGGGAGCCTCCTTTGGCTTCGCTGCTAGGTTCGCCTTTGTGTAATCCTCATGCTGATCCTCCAATCCTTGGTGATTGTTGGCATAACTGCACTTCTGAAGATATCTCTGGAGAGGACAAAAAGCATCGACTTCGTAAG GCATTAGGGCAGACAGCTGACTGGTTTAGGAGAGCATTGGCTGTTGAGCCAGTCAAGGGGAACTTGCGATTAAGTGGATATTCTGCATGTGGACAAGATGGAGGTGTGCAGCTTCCACGTGAATATATCGAGG AGGGTGTCTCCAATGCCGACTTAGTTCTTTTGGTGACTACGAGACCCACAACTGGGAATACACTTGCTTGGGCAGTTGCATGTGAACGGGATCAATGGGGACGTGCTATAGCTG GACATGTTAACGTTGCTCCTCGTCATTTGACAGCTGAGGCAGAGACTTTGCTTTCTGCTACTCTGATACACGAG GTTATGCATGTTCTTGGTTTTGATCCCCATGCCTTTGCTCATTTTAGAGATGAAAGGAAAAGACGCCGTAGTCAG GTTACTGAACAAATTATGGATGAAAAGATTGGGCGGATGGTAACACGTGTGGTTCTTCCACGTGTTGTCATGCATTCACGACATCATTATGGG GCATTCTCAGGAAATTTTACTGGTTTAGAGCTGGAAGATGGTGGAGGACGTGGCACATCAG GGTCTCATTGGGAGAAGAGGCTACTAATGAATGAGATTATGACTGGTTCTGTTGACACAAGATCTGTAGTTTCTAAAATGACATTGGCTCTCTTGGAAGATAGCGGATGGTATAAAGCTAATTATAGCATGGCTGACCGGCTTGATTGGGGTCGCAACCAAGGTAGCGAATTTGTTACCTCCCCTTGCAATCTTTGGAAGGGGGCCTATCGTTGCAACACAACACAGTTCTCAGGTTGTACATATAACAGAGAGGCAGAAGGTTACTGCCCGATTCTAACATATAGTGGAGATCTCCCTCTGTGGGCTCAGTATTTTCCACAAGCTAATAAAG GCGGCCAATCCTCATTAGCCGATTATTGCACTTATTTTGTTGCATACTCTGATGGATCATGTACAGACACTAACAGTGCTCGTGCACCTGATAGAATGCTTGGTGAAGTCCGAGGAAGTAACTCTAG GTGTATGGCCTCATCATTAGTGCGCACAGGATTTGTACGGGGTTCTACGACCCAGGGAAACGGTTGTTATCAGCACAGGTGTATTAATAATTCTTTGGAG GTTGCTGTTGATGGTATCTGGAAAGTGTGTCCTCGGGCTGGTGGACCCATTCAGTTTCCTGGCTTTAATG GTGAATTAATCTGCCCTGCATACCATGAGCTCTGTAACACAGCCCCAGTGGCTGTGTCTGGGCAATGTCCTAATGCGTGTAACTTCAATGGAGATTGTGTTGAAGGACGCTGCAATTGCTTTCTTGGATTTCATGGTCATGATTGCAGTAAAC ATTCCTGCCCGAGCAACTGCAATGGCAATGGCATCTGTCTCTCAAACGGAATTTGTGAATGTAAAGCTGGCTACACTGGCATTGACTGTTCCACCG CGGTTTGTGATGAGCAATGCAGCCTTCATGGTGGGGTTTGTGATAATGGAGTTTGTGAGTTCCGATGTTCGGACTATGCGGGATATACTTGCCAGAACAGCTCAATGCTCCTCTCCAGCCTTTCAGTTTGCAAGGAAGTGCTGGGAAAGGGTATTTCTGGGCAGCATTGTGCACCTAGTGAACCTAGTATTCTGCAGCAGCTAGAAGAAGTGGTTGTCATGCCCAACTACCACCGACTATTTCCTGGTGGTGCAaggaaattatttaatatatttggGAGTTCCTACTGTGACGAGGCGGCTAAACGACTTGCATGCTGG ATTTCCATCCAAAAGTGCGACGGTGATGGAGACAACAGGCTTCGAGTATGTCATTCTGCATGCCAGTCATACAATCTAGCATGTGGAGCATCACTGGACTGCACTGACCAAACCCTATTCAGCAGCAAAAAGGAGGGTGAGGGTCAGTGCACTGGCTCCGGTGAGTTGAAACTATCATGGTTTAATCGCGTCCGGAGTAGTTTTACCTTAAGAGAGAGTTCCTCCAAAGGAATATCTGTAAGAGATAGTTag